GACCCAGATGCGCCCTCGGTGACACTCAACAATCTTTTTGCAAATTGCTAAACCCATTCCTGTACCTTGATACTCATCCCGCGTATGCAGACGCTGAAAGATAACAAAAATGCGATCGCTAAACTGCGGATCGATGCCAATCCCGTTATCCCGTACTGAGAATAGCCACGCATCCTCTAGTCGAGAAGCTCCTACATGGATTTCTGGCGGTTGCTCGCTGCGGAACTTGATAGCATTGCCAATCAGGTTCTGGAACAGTTGCATCAACTGGGTGCTATCTGCCATAACCGTCGGCAAGGGATCGTGAGCGATCGCAGCTCCCGTTTCCGAGATGCGTCCTCGCAAATTAGCCAAGGCACGGTCTAAAGCCGTGTCCACCCCTGTCATTTCAAACTCGATAGCCTGCATATCCACCTTAGAGTATGCCAGCACGTCATCAATTAGCGTCTGCATTAAGCTGACTCCCTCAACAGTGAAGCCAATGAATTCCTTCGCGTCTTCGTCGAGTTGCTCTAGATAGCGCATCTCCAAAAGTTGTACGTAGTTCGCTACCTGATTGAGTGGCTCTTGCAAGTCATGGGAGGCGACGTAAGCAAACTTTTTCAGCTCAGCATTGGAACGTTCTAAATCTTGAGCTAATTGGGCAAGTTCATCAGCTTGGCGCAGCACAATGTTAATAATTGCCTTTCTGAGTTCAAGTGCAGCTTTAATTTCTACCTGTTTCCAGGGTAAAGACGTTAAGCGAACCGTTTCTTTCCACAGATCAAATGATTTGCGAGGACACAGACGAATATTTCCCTCTGACTGGTTTACTTCAAACGCCTTATTTGGGTCGCCACCCCAATTCACGGTTTGAATTACTTCCGGTCGAAACCACAAAACATAGTTATTCTTAGAAATCGGAATCGCTAATAAGCCACTGGCAACGTTTTTGAAACTTTCTGCATCTGGATAAATCTGAGGTAAGGAATCGCTATAGAAGACTTCTTCCTCGACGTTATTCTTTAGCCATTGGACTAAAAAGTTGAGTTCTTCTTCTGTGGGAGTCTCACCAACCATCGTGCAATCCCCACCAAAGCACACGGCGGCACCTTTAGCGTTAGCAAGCTCCAGCAGATTCGGCTGGTGTTTAACTAAACCATCAATAAAGTTTTCTTCTTGAGACATATATTCAACCAAGGCTGATTGGATATATGTCAGCTTCATGCGATAGCCGTAATCTTCAGTTTCTTCTCTGGTTGAGATTTCTGAAAAGATGACGCGCCCCAAGAATTCGCAAGCTTTTCGCAGCTCATAAGAAACATACTTGGGGGACTGATGATGGCAAGCAATCAGTCCCCAAAGTTTTTGATCTTTCATCAAAGAAATTGTCAGAGAAGCACCCACACCCATATTGTGCAAGTACTGGATATGACAAGGAGACGCGCTTCTAAGAATAGAGTTCGTTAAATCAAGCGGACGTTGATTAACTGGATTAAGAATCGGAAAAAGTTCAGCAGATTGAGAAGTGGCATCCGGGATTAACCTGATCCAATTCGAGGTAAATAACTTTCTAGCTGGTTTAGGAATATCTGATTCTGGGAAGTGGAGACCTAAGTAAGGCTCCATACTTTCTAGTTTTTCTTCAGCGAGGACAGATCCATGCCCATCGTCATCAAACTTATATAGCATCACCCTGTCAAATCCGGTGACTTTTCGCACCTCTTTCACAATGATTTGACAAAAGTCACCCAGAGTTGATGTTTTTTCTAACTGGTTGATAGAGGCTCTGGCTAGATGATAAAAGCTTAAGAAGGGGATGTTTTCTTGGGAAATCGCAGGTTCTAATTCCAAAATTAAAAATCCATCTGCATTCCGGTGGAAAATGCCATCAAAGACTAAATACTCATCGCCTTTTCTTCTAGCCCAAATCTTGATAGGGTTGATAAAATCAAGATTTTCTTCTAATAGTCCTGCTTTAATTCTGTCTACTTGGAATGGGTCGAGAACTTCTTCTAATTTCTTTTGCAGCATATTTTCGGGGGAGATTCCGAAAACTGTGGATATATTGCTGCTAACTTGTAATATTGTTAACTCAGGTTCTGCGAGAACGAAAATTATTCCGTGAGGCTGAATTTTACTAGCATTATGAATTGGTGCTTCTTTCAAGCTAGTTATATTAATCCCTGGCACTTGTAAATTGATTTCCATTACGATCCTTCCTTTTTTCTGGAACTATCAGAAGTAGATTATCTATAGGATTGAATACCCTAAAAGGATTTCCCGCACCAGCTTAATGTCCCTTTCGTAGCGCTGTATTACTGGCAAATAGTCAGCTCGATCCTGAACTCCAAGATACAATGCTTGTCTATTTAGGGGCTGAAAAATTTGTTACTTTTCTAGTGAGTTTGCACTCCTCAACGGTGTTTCGCAGTGTCCCCTTAATCTGCTCGCGCTCAAAAGTCTAGCACAAGGATCGAGGCAACACTCATAAGGAGGATGTTAAGAATTCCACCAAAACAAAAAGTTTTTCTGCTTTTAGTGTTTCTGTCTTTATAAAGGGTTTTTAAGGTGTTAATTTGTTGAGATATATAAAATGGGGATGTCCTGCCTACAAGCGCTGAAAATCTCTTGAAAATAAAGATAAAAAAAGACAGGTTTCCATCATGGAAACCTGTCTTTCCTAGCGATTCAGCCAGAAAACTTACTGATTAATTGCCGCCCATTTGAGCTGCAACTTCCTCAGCAAAATTGCTTTCTTTCTTTTCCAGTCCTTCACCGAGAATAAATCGGACGAAGCGACGGACTTGGATGTTTTCACCTAGCGTCGCAATATTTTGCTTGATCAACTCTTCCACCGTGATACTTTGGTCACGAATGTAGGGCTGATCGACCAAGCTCAACTCTTGCAGGCGTTTGTCAATTCGACCCTGAACAATCTTTTCTTTGATGTTCTGCGGCTTGTTGCCTAGGTCATCCCGCCCCATTTCGATTTCTTTTTCCTTCTCAACGATTTGAGCGGGAATGTCGCCAACCTTCACGTATTCAACGTTGGGGCAAGCTGCAATCTGCATGGCTATGTTCCGCACCAGAGTTTGGAAGGCTTCGTTGCGGGCGACAAAGTCTGTCTCGCAGTTCACTTCCACCAGGACGCCGACTCGACCTCCGGTATGGATGTAGCTGCCGACCAGTCCTTCTGAGGCTTGGCGATCGCCTTTTTTCCCAGCGCTAACCATTCCCTTTTGACGCAGCCACTCAATGGCTTTGTCCATATCGCCATCGGTTTCTTTTAGCGCTTTTTTGCAGTCCATCATGCCGACACCAGTTTTTTGGCGCAGCTCGTTCACGAGTTTTGCAGATATTTCCGCCATTTCCTCAGTTCCTAACTAAGAATTGATGTTTCTAACGCTGAATTATCCCTCGGTTTCTTCTTCCTCTTCATCAGGAACCGAGTCGATTTCCTCGTATTCGATATCGTCTTCAGCGCCTTCGTAATCTTCGTAATCCTCTTCTGCTTCTGCGTCTAGCTGACCGTGACGACCTTCATAGATAGCGTCTGCCAACTTACCCACTATTAGCTTAATGGAGCGGATGGCATCGTCATTGGCTGGAACGGGAATATCCACTACATCCGGGTCGCAGTTTGTATCCAGCAGCGCGACGATAGGAATCCCCAGTTTTTGGCATTCTTGAACTGCATTGTATTCCCGACGCTGATCCACGATCACCACGATGTCGGGAACTTTCCGCATCTGCTTAATACCGCCGAGGTATTTCTGCAATTTGGTCATTTCCCGGCGCAGCATCGAAGCTTCTTTCTTGGGCAGTAAGTCGAGGACTCCGGTTTCTTCCCGGCGTTCCAAATCTTTTAGGCGCTCTACCCGTGTTTTAATGGTCGTCCAATTGGTGAGCATTCCCCCCAACCAACGTTGGTTGATGTAGTAAGAACCACAACGAGCGGCTTCTTGAGCCACAATTCCTGCGGCTTGACGCTTGGTACCGATGAAGAGAACCTTCTTGCCCTGTTCTGCGGCGGTTCGCATATAGGTGTAGGCATCTTCCATCAGCTGGGCAGTCTGAACCAAGTCGATGATGTGGACGCCATTGCGGGACGTATAGATGTATGGAGCCATTTTTGGGTTCCACCGGCGGGTCTGGTGCCCAAAGTGAACACCCGACTCCATCATCTGAGCCAAAGAAACAACTGACATATTTATTTTCCTTTCGGGTTAATCCTCCATCCAGGCGTATTTCCAGCGGAAACACCCGAAACCCTGAATGTGCGGAATGTACGAATTTAGACAACTCTTCCAGTTTATCAGAGTTATAAAAGCTTTGATAGGAAAATTTGCAGGAAAAACATTGAAAAATAGGCTAGCACAGTTGCGGTAGCCGATTTCTAGATATTTGGCAAGGAAAATATTAAAAGATTAGCGATCGCGCAAAATAAATCGCTCACTCGCATACTTGGCAGTACAAGCTGTAAATTATGCTTTTTGCCTAGCTTCAGCGTAGGCTGCATAAACACCTTGAACGTTGTACCAATTAAGGAAAATTCGAGCAATTTCTAAGGCTAATTGAGGTTTACCTTGATTAATCAGCCATTGCAAAAAGGGTGCCATTGTGCGCTCGTTGAGTCTGCCACCGAGGGAAAGAAGACCCCAGAGGATGCGGTGAAGGAGGGTCATTTGGATCATCATTTTGACATCCCAGGTAGGGTGCTTTTGGTAGAATAAAACGCCCATGCGTCCCCGTTGGATTTCTCGATCGATCATGGGGGGAATTTGTTCTAAGGCAAAAGGGGGATGCCAGTGATAGCCAACGGCGGCTGGACATTTAATCAGTTTTAAACCCAGTTGTTTGAGCCTGATGCCGAGTTCTAAATCTTCCCAGCCGTAAAGTTGAAAGCGGGTGTCAAATAATCCAGCTTTTTCGAGCCATTTACGAGCGATCGCTACATTCCCCGTGGCAAAGTAAGCAGCGGAAAAATCCGTGATTTTGTAGGGTTCCGAGGTGGGATTCTCGAAGTTATTGGTATTGATCACCCAACCGTAAGTAAAGAGGCGATCGCTTCCGAGATTCTTTTCTCCCTCAACTAAGGCGTCGGCGTGTGCTTGGAGAAAATGCTCGGTAACAACTAAATCGCTATCAATAAAGATAATCGTGTCACCCTGAGCCTGTTCTACTCCCAGATTACGGGCGGCGGCTGGCCCTTGATGGTCTTGCAAGAGCGATCGCACGTGAGGAAATTCAGCGGCGTGTTGGGATAACCACTCCAACGTGCCATCCGTCGAACCATCATCCACCAGCACCACTTCATAGCCGCTGACGACGCTACCAGCACTCAATAGCTGGTGTTCCATTGCTCTGAGGCATTTTTCTAGAATCGGCTTGCGGTTATAAGTTGGAATGACAACGCTAAAAAACACGATTTCCCCCGGATGACAACACTTTTAGTATCTCTCAAAGAACTGTAAGCCAATGAACAGAAAGCATTTTCATCTATCCCTTGGTGCCCCAGATGACTATGGCTGTAGATTAATCTGTGCTATTCCTGACAAGACTTGGCATAGATTAGTTGCATAATAAGAACTCGTTGTTTTGCGGAAGTGAGAGATCAATGGGTCGTGCTACCAAAGTTGTGCTGGCATATTCAGGGGGAGTCGATACCTCCGTCTGCATCCCATACCTGAAGGAGGAATGGGGAGTTGAAGAGGTAATTACCCTGGCGGCGGATTTGGGACAGGGAGACGAACTAGAGCCAGTCCGGGAAAAAGCGCTAAAATCCGGTGCTAGCGAATCGCTGGTTGCCGATGCTACAGAAAGTTTTGTCAAAGATTATGCGTTTCCAGCGATTCAAGCGAACGCTCTCTATGAAAATCGCTATCCCCTCCAGACTGCTTTGGCACGTCCGCTGATTGCCAAACTTTTAGTCGAAGCGGCTGAAAAATACGGTGCGGATGCGGTGGCGCACGGATGCACGGGGAAGGGCAATGACCAAGTTCGGTTTGATGTATCGATTGCGGCGCTGAACCCAGATTTGAAGGTGTTGGCACCAGCGCGGGAATGGGGGATGAGCCGAGAGGAAACCATCGCTTATGGTGAGCGTTATGGGATTCCTTCGCCCGTGAAAAAGAAATCTCCCTACAGTATCGATCGCAATTTATTTGGTCGCAGCATTGAGGCGGGGCCCCTAGAAGATCCTTGGACGGAACCGCTAGAAGAAATCTATGCGATGACCAAAGCGATCGCTGACACGCCCAATGAGCCAGAATACGTTGAAATTGGCTTTGAAAAAGGCATCCCGATCTCCCTCAACGGTGAAGCTTTGCCACCTGTGGCGCTAATTACGAAACTCAACGAAATTGCAGGAAATCACGGTGTCGGGCGGATCGATATGATCGAAAACCGCCTAGTGGGGATTAAATCGCGGGAAATCTATGAAGCCCCGGCTTTAATGGTTTTAATTCATGCCCACCGCGACTTAGAAAGTCTCACCTTAACCGCAGATGTGACCCACTACAAGCGCGGTATCGAAGAAACTTATACTCAGCTAGTTTATAACGGTCTTTGGTATAGTCCGCTCAAAGCCGCCCTGGATGCCTTCATTCAACAAACACAGGAGCGGGTATCGGGAACGGTGCGAGTTAAACTTTTTAAGGGCAACTCGATGACTGTGGGGCGTAAATCTGAGAAGTCCCTTTACAGCCCAACGTTAGCAACTTATGGGGCTGAAGACCAGTTTGACCATAAAGCTGCTGAAGGATTTATCTACGTTTGGGGATTACCGACTCGCGTTTGGTCGCAAAAAGCGAGAGGTTAGTTTGAAAGTTTTGAGTTTTGAGTTTTGAGTTTTGAGTGAGAAAACACATTCTTTTCATTCAAAACTTAATTGCTCATCACTCAAAACTTTTTCTAATCTCCCTCGATCGAACGCTTGGCTTCGCGGGACTCCAGCCACAGAGGGACGGCAATCCAGGCAATCAACAGGAATAACGCGATTAGACCAAATTGTGCGACCCACACAACTAATTGTTCCAGAGGTACCAGTCGCCCTGCAAAAAAGGACAACGTGACCATTACCGATGCCCAAGCAGTCGCCCCAGCTATGTTATAAGCCATAAACTTGAGGAAGGGCATTTGGGCAATTCCAGCGAGAGGACTGGCGACAATTCGCAGCACAGCCAGGAAACGACCGAGAAACACTGTTTTTCCGGCGTTCTCGCTCACTTGTTGCTTGAGTTGTAAGAGTTTTTCTTCGCGGATGCGGAAAAATCCCCCAACTTTCACCAGCAGGGGCCAGCCGCCTTTTCTGCCAATCCAGTAACCGCAAGTACCACCGACAACTGCACCAGCGATCGCACTCCCTAGCACGAACCAGTAACTCAGTTCCTTACTTCCCGCCAAGAAACCCCCGGCGAGCGTGATTGTTTCACCAGGGATGGGAATGCCAAGATTTTCCAGCAAAATCCCCAAAAAAACTGCCCAGTAACCGTAGTGGTGGGCAATTTCTTTGATATTTTCTACAGATACAAACTCTAAAGACATTTATCTGGGTCTTTACATAGATTCATACTTCTATCATAGTGGCTCGATCCGCTCAGGGTGTCAATCAGGGCGGGAAATCTTGAGATTGTTATCGAGACGGCTACGGGCGAGGATTTTGCCCCTAGCACTCAAGGGCGATCGCACTCCTCTTCATCGGCAAATAGGCAGCCCAATATCTTTCTTGAGGAAATAAGGATTAAACAGGCGAGTTTACGTCTTTTTCGATTTGCTGCTTCGCCTTAAAAAAACATTTTCAGCAGGTATACCGACGGACAGA
This genomic window from Coleofasciculus sp. FACHB-T130 contains:
- a CDS encoding argininosuccinate synthase, producing MGRATKVVLAYSGGVDTSVCIPYLKEEWGVEEVITLAADLGQGDELEPVREKALKSGASESLVADATESFVKDYAFPAIQANALYENRYPLQTALARPLIAKLLVEAAEKYGADAVAHGCTGKGNDQVRFDVSIAALNPDLKVLAPAREWGMSREETIAYGERYGIPSPVKKKSPYSIDRNLFGRSIEAGPLEDPWTEPLEEIYAMTKAIADTPNEPEYVEIGFEKGIPISLNGEALPPVALITKLNEIAGNHGVGRIDMIENRLVGIKSREIYEAPALMVLIHAHRDLESLTLTADVTHYKRGIEETYTQLVYNGLWYSPLKAALDAFIQQTQERVSGTVRVKLFKGNSMTVGRKSEKSLYSPTLATYGAEDQFDHKAAEGFIYVWGLPTRVWSQKARG
- the rpsB gene encoding 30S ribosomal protein S2, coding for MSVVSLAQMMESGVHFGHQTRRWNPKMAPYIYTSRNGVHIIDLVQTAQLMEDAYTYMRTAAEQGKKVLFIGTKRQAAGIVAQEAARCGSYYINQRWLGGMLTNWTTIKTRVERLKDLERREETGVLDLLPKKEASMLRREMTKLQKYLGGIKQMRKVPDIVVIVDQRREYNAVQECQKLGIPIVALLDTNCDPDVVDIPVPANDDAIRSIKLIVGKLADAIYEGRHGQLDAEAEEDYEDYEGAEDDIEYEEIDSVPDEEEEETEG
- a CDS encoding ATP-binding protein, with translation MEINLQVPGINITSLKEAPIHNASKIQPHGIIFVLAEPELTILQVSSNISTVFGISPENMLQKKLEEVLDPFQVDRIKAGLLEENLDFINPIKIWARRKGDEYLVFDGIFHRNADGFLILELEPAISQENIPFLSFYHLARASINQLEKTSTLGDFCQIIVKEVRKVTGFDRVMLYKFDDDGHGSVLAEEKLESMEPYLGLHFPESDIPKPARKLFTSNWIRLIPDATSQSAELFPILNPVNQRPLDLTNSILRSASPCHIQYLHNMGVGASLTISLMKDQKLWGLIACHHQSPKYVSYELRKACEFLGRVIFSEISTREETEDYGYRMKLTYIQSALVEYMSQEENFIDGLVKHQPNLLELANAKGAAVCFGGDCTMVGETPTEEELNFLVQWLKNNVEEEVFYSDSLPQIYPDAESFKNVASGLLAIPISKNNYVLWFRPEVIQTVNWGGDPNKAFEVNQSEGNIRLCPRKSFDLWKETVRLTSLPWKQVEIKAALELRKAIINIVLRQADELAQLAQDLERSNAELKKFAYVASHDLQEPLNQVANYVQLLEMRYLEQLDEDAKEFIGFTVEGVSLMQTLIDDVLAYSKVDMQAIEFEMTGVDTALDRALANLRGRISETGAAIAHDPLPTVMADSTQLMQLFQNLIGNAIKFRSEQPPEIHVGASRLEDAWLFSVRDNGIGIDPQFSDRIFVIFQRLHTRDEYQGTGMGLAICKKIVECHRGRIWVESQLGQGATFYFTIPVGGRDRERRNGRKPQNNLFSRGQ
- a CDS encoding glycosyltransferase yields the protein MFFSVVIPTYNRKPILEKCLRAMEHQLLSAGSVVSGYEVVLVDDGSTDGTLEWLSQHAAEFPHVRSLLQDHQGPAAARNLGVEQAQGDTIIFIDSDLVVTEHFLQAHADALVEGEKNLGSDRLFTYGWVINTNNFENPTSEPYKITDFSAAYFATGNVAIARKWLEKAGLFDTRFQLYGWEDLELGIRLKQLGLKLIKCPAAVGYHWHPPFALEQIPPMIDREIQRGRMGVLFYQKHPTWDVKMMIQMTLLHRILWGLLSLGGRLNERTMAPFLQWLINQGKPQLALEIARIFLNWYNVQGVYAAYAEARQKA
- the tsf gene encoding translation elongation factor Ts, with translation MAEISAKLVNELRQKTGVGMMDCKKALKETDGDMDKAIEWLRQKGMVSAGKKGDRQASEGLVGSYIHTGGRVGVLVEVNCETDFVARNEAFQTLVRNIAMQIAACPNVEYVKVGDIPAQIVEKEKEIEMGRDDLGNKPQNIKEKIVQGRIDKRLQELSLVDQPYIRDQSITVEELIKQNIATLGENIQVRRFVRFILGEGLEKKESNFAEEVAAQMGGN
- a CDS encoding DedA family protein is translated as MSLEFVSVENIKEIAHHYGYWAVFLGILLENLGIPIPGETITLAGGFLAGSKELSYWFVLGSAIAGAVVGGTCGYWIGRKGGWPLLVKVGGFFRIREEKLLQLKQQVSENAGKTVFLGRFLAVLRIVASPLAGIAQMPFLKFMAYNIAGATAWASVMVTLSFFAGRLVPLEQLVVWVAQFGLIALFLLIAWIAVPLWLESREAKRSIEGD